From the Halomonas meridiana genome, one window contains:
- a CDS encoding TAXI family TRAP transporter solute-binding subunit, with translation MKRHVFSTAAFSGAFIAAATFASPAVAQERYITIGTGGQTGVYYVVGQSVCRMVNRGSDEHNIRCNAPSTGGSVANVNGMKSGELDMGVVQSDVQYRAYHGEANFEEEGAWEDMRAVFTMHGEPLTVVARADSGIENISDFPGKRVNIGNPGSGQRNTMDVVMDAFGWDEDTFALASQLDAAEQAAALSDNNIDAMVYVVGHPNGSIQEATTTIDARLVSVTGEEIDGLIEEYPYYTRSVIPGGLYRGNDEDVETFGVAATFVSSTAVDEDIVYETVKAVFENFDRFKRLHPAFENLNEEDMISDGLTAPLHDGAARYYRERGWIE, from the coding sequence ATGAAACGCCATGTATTTTCTACCGCGGCCTTCTCAGGCGCGTTCATTGCTGCGGCAACCTTTGCCTCTCCGGCCGTTGCCCAGGAGCGCTACATCACGATCGGTACCGGCGGCCAAACCGGTGTTTACTATGTCGTTGGCCAGTCGGTATGCCGCATGGTCAACCGTGGCAGCGATGAGCACAACATCCGCTGTAACGCCCCGTCCACCGGTGGCTCCGTGGCGAACGTCAATGGCATGAAGAGCGGCGAGCTGGACATGGGCGTTGTACAGTCCGACGTTCAGTACCGTGCTTACCACGGTGAAGCCAACTTCGAAGAAGAGGGCGCTTGGGAAGACATGCGTGCCGTCTTCACCATGCACGGCGAGCCGCTGACCGTGGTGGCCCGCGCGGATTCCGGTATCGAGAACATCAGCGATTTCCCTGGCAAGCGCGTCAACATCGGTAACCCTGGTTCTGGCCAGCGTAACACCATGGATGTCGTCATGGATGCGTTCGGTTGGGACGAAGATACCTTCGCCCTGGCGTCGCAGCTAGATGCTGCCGAGCAGGCGGCTGCCCTGTCTGACAACAACATCGATGCCATGGTGTACGTGGTAGGCCACCCGAATGGCTCTATCCAAGAAGCGACCACCACCATCGACGCGCGTCTGGTCTCCGTCACCGGTGAAGAGATCGACGGCCTGATCGAAGAGTACCCCTATTACACTCGTTCCGTGATTCCGGGTGGCCTCTACCGTGGTAACGACGAAGACGTCGAAACTTTCGGTGTGGCGGCAACCTTCGTTTCTTCCACCGCTGTTGATGAAGACATCGTTTATGAAACGGTGAAAGCCGTCTTCGAAAACTTCGATCGCTTCAAGCGTCTGCACCCGGCGTTCGAGAACCTGAACGAAGAAGACATGATCTCTGACGGCTTGACCGCGCCGCTGCACGATGGCGCAGCGCGTTACTACCGTGAGCGTGGCTGGATCGAATAA
- a CDS encoding TRAP transporter large permease → MTPDIWMILAFAGLLIAGVPVAFSLALSGAVGIVLGLSPDMLATLGTNTYNSIAKYPLIAIPLFILTGLIFERAGVALRLVRFAQALIGPRHGGLALVAVLVCMIMGGMSGSGPADAAAVAMVMLPSMTKAGYPKPFSATLIAASASTAILIPPSVALILYSIVVPGVDLRALFAAGLFPGVLAGLALLVPAMLVAKRYGWEGAPVEGAERLTVRGTFREALPALFAPVLILGGLRSGLFTPTEAAVVAVAYGAVVGLFLTRELTLRDVWELLGEAAIISGVVMLIIALAGIFAWAGTMLGTFRHLAEWIIGLTDNGVLLLVLVMLAVLVAGMLLDAISIYLIMMPILIPVMQHFEWNPVWFGILLAMNIAIGQFTPPVAVNLMVTTEVAKIRLEHTLGWALLFVVAMGGALALVAIFPGIALWLPTVLGYNV, encoded by the coding sequence GTGACGCCTGATATTTGGATGATTCTAGCCTTTGCCGGACTGCTGATAGCCGGCGTGCCGGTAGCGTTCTCCTTGGCGCTTTCGGGGGCGGTGGGCATCGTGCTGGGTCTATCGCCAGACATGCTCGCCACCCTGGGTACCAATACCTATAACAGCATCGCCAAGTACCCCTTGATTGCCATTCCGCTGTTTATTCTCACCGGGTTGATTTTCGAGCGGGCAGGCGTAGCGCTGCGTTTGGTGCGCTTTGCTCAGGCATTGATTGGGCCACGGCACGGCGGGCTGGCGCTGGTTGCGGTGTTAGTATGTATGATCATGGGCGGCATGAGCGGCTCGGGCCCCGCCGATGCCGCCGCCGTGGCCATGGTGATGCTACCCAGCATGACCAAGGCAGGCTACCCCAAGCCGTTCTCTGCCACGCTGATCGCGGCTTCGGCCTCGACGGCGATTTTGATTCCTCCCTCGGTTGCACTGATTCTCTACTCGATCGTGGTACCGGGTGTCGATCTTCGCGCGCTGTTTGCGGCGGGGTTGTTTCCAGGTGTGTTGGCAGGTTTGGCGCTGCTGGTGCCGGCCATGTTGGTCGCCAAACGCTATGGCTGGGAGGGAGCACCGGTAGAGGGAGCTGAAAGGCTGACGGTACGAGGCACCTTCCGTGAAGCGCTGCCTGCGTTGTTTGCGCCGGTGCTGATTTTAGGAGGGCTGCGTTCAGGCCTCTTTACCCCCACGGAAGCCGCCGTGGTCGCCGTTGCCTACGGAGCGGTAGTGGGCTTGTTCTTGACGCGAGAACTCACGCTACGCGATGTATGGGAGCTGCTAGGGGAGGCCGCAATCATCTCGGGCGTGGTCATGCTGATCATTGCGCTGGCAGGTATCTTTGCCTGGGCAGGCACCATGCTGGGCACCTTCCGTCATTTGGCGGAGTGGATCATTGGCTTGACCGACAATGGAGTGCTACTGCTGGTCCTCGTCATGTTAGCGGTGCTGGTGGCAGGCATGCTGCTAGACGCGATTTCCATTTACCTGATCATGATGCCGATTCTGATTCCGGTGATGCAGCATTTCGAGTGGAACCCGGTGTGGTTCGGTATTTTGCTGGCCATGAACATTGCGATCGGTCAGTTTACCCCGCCGGTGGCGGTGAATCTGATGGTCACGACGGAAGTCGCCAAGATTCGTTTGGAACATACCCTTGGGTGGGCGCTACTCTTCGTGGTGGCGATGGGTGGTGCACTGGCGCTCGTGGCGATCTTTCCAGGCATTGCGCTATGGCTTCCCACGGTGCTGGGTTATAACGTGTGA
- a CDS encoding TRAP transporter small permease → MKGFPDARAERWLGALALIVIALISLGNVVTRYLTGGSFSFTEEFSVFLLVVLTFAGASVALRRDRHIRIGFLERALPPRWRGALILFQALCGLIVLGLITWYGGKLAWQEYQWESLSPGLGLPQWWYLVWLPVLSAAMLWRLVQQTRDRLAGEINSDA, encoded by the coding sequence ATGAAAGGCTTCCCCGATGCGCGCGCCGAGCGCTGGCTCGGCGCGCTCGCGCTGATTGTCATTGCGTTGATTAGCCTGGGCAATGTGGTGACCCGCTACCTAACAGGCGGCTCGTTTTCGTTTACCGAAGAGTTTTCCGTTTTCCTATTGGTCGTGTTGACCTTCGCCGGTGCGTCGGTTGCTTTGCGTCGCGACCGGCATATCCGCATTGGCTTTTTAGAGCGCGCCTTGCCGCCACGGTGGCGAGGCGCGCTGATTCTTTTTCAAGCCCTGTGTGGCCTGATCGTATTGGGTTTAATTACTTGGTACGGCGGCAAGCTGGCATGGCAGGAGTATCAGTGGGAGTCACTGTCGCCGGGCTTGGGGCTGCCGCAGTGGTGGTACTTGGTATGGCTGCCCGTATTATCTGCGGCCATGCTGTGGCGCTTGGTGCAGCAAACCCGTGACCGATTGGCGGGGGAGATAAACAGTGACGCCTGA
- a CDS encoding DctP family TRAP transporter solute-binding subunit, whose translation MTLTRSMARFTAGLAGAALLSAAFSAQARELSVSTVLSEAFPWGQAAEKWAELVEERSGGELTLRVYPNSQLVSGDQTREFSAMRSGLIDAAVGSTINWSPQVPELNLFSLPFFIPDEAAVDAVTGGEAGSLVFEAIESRDVIPLAWGENGFRQVSNSHGPISQPEDLDGLKIRVVGSPLFQDTFSALGADPTQMSWTDAQPALTTGAVDGQENPLSVFDVARIDQVGQEHLTLWNYMNDPLIFAVNQQVWQSLSDEQQAMLRETAQEAGAWEIAMTREQESERLAAIQERGVTVTELTDEQYQAFVEATQSVYEKWAPRIGEELVEAAQTAIDAH comes from the coding sequence ATGACGCTGACACGCTCTATGGCTCGTTTCACCGCTGGCTTGGCTGGCGCTGCACTGCTCTCGGCTGCGTTTTCTGCGCAAGCGCGCGAACTCTCGGTCTCTACCGTGCTTTCAGAAGCCTTTCCTTGGGGCCAAGCCGCCGAGAAGTGGGCGGAATTGGTAGAAGAGCGCAGTGGTGGTGAACTCACCCTGCGGGTTTACCCTAACTCTCAGCTGGTGTCGGGTGACCAAACCCGCGAGTTTTCCGCCATGCGTTCTGGCCTGATTGATGCCGCGGTGGGGTCCACCATCAACTGGTCGCCCCAAGTGCCGGAACTGAACCTGTTCTCTTTACCATTCTTTATTCCTGATGAGGCCGCCGTCGATGCCGTGACGGGTGGTGAGGCGGGGTCTCTGGTGTTCGAGGCGATCGAGTCTCGTGACGTTATTCCGCTGGCCTGGGGTGAAAACGGCTTTCGTCAAGTATCCAACTCCCACGGCCCGATCAGCCAGCCGGAGGATCTGGACGGCTTGAAGATCCGCGTAGTGGGCTCACCGCTGTTCCAGGATACGTTCTCCGCCTTAGGCGCTGACCCTACGCAGATGAGCTGGACCGACGCCCAACCCGCTCTCACCACGGGCGCGGTCGATGGCCAGGAAAACCCGCTGTCGGTCTTTGACGTGGCACGTATCGATCAAGTAGGCCAGGAGCATTTGACCCTATGGAACTACATGAACGATCCGCTGATTTTTGCCGTTAACCAGCAGGTCTGGCAGTCGTTGAGTGACGAGCAGCAAGCGATGCTGCGCGAAACGGCCCAAGAGGCGGGTGCCTGGGAAATTGCCATGACCCGTGAGCAGGAGAGCGAGCGTTTGGCCGCGATCCAAGAGCGCGGAGTGACCGTCACCGAACTCACCGATGAGCAGTATCAAGCGTTCGTGGAAGCCACTCAATCCGTCTACGAAAAATGGGCCCCACGTATCGGTGAAGAGCTGGTCGAGGCCGCTCAAACCGCTATCGACGCCCATTGA
- a CDS encoding LacI family DNA-binding transcriptional regulator, with translation MTNIRKVADLAGVSVATVSRALKSPDIVSPSTREKVLKAVEQAGYKPNLMAVQFRSQRTHNLVVLVPTIANTFFARVISGIQEAAQERGYGVLLCNTLGNETMETHYASLVSTRQADGVIQLRAFNPFAENAFPSGTPLPMINACEVLDNAPCPTVQLDNRGAARELTEHLIALGHRRIGMIKGPRRSPLTRDRQQGYQDALAAAGIALDERLLCPGDFTPSSGYQAADALVALKERPTAIFCESDEMAIGAISRIKEAGLRVPHDISVAGFDDIAFAYYSDPPLTTIAQPAEAFGRTAVDMLIDVLEGKRVDNVTLPHALVTRNSTAQCRP, from the coding sequence ATGACCAATATACGCAAGGTCGCCGATTTGGCGGGGGTGTCGGTGGCGACGGTGTCGCGCGCCTTGAAATCGCCCGATATCGTTTCTCCCTCCACGCGTGAAAAGGTGCTCAAGGCGGTGGAGCAGGCAGGCTACAAACCGAACTTGATGGCAGTACAGTTTCGCTCTCAACGCACTCACAATCTCGTCGTGCTCGTGCCCACCATTGCGAATACGTTTTTCGCGCGGGTGATCAGCGGTATTCAAGAAGCTGCCCAGGAGCGCGGCTATGGTGTGTTGCTATGTAATACGCTCGGTAATGAAACCATGGAGACCCATTACGCGAGCTTGGTCAGTACGCGTCAGGCCGATGGGGTCATCCAATTGCGAGCGTTCAACCCTTTTGCTGAGAATGCGTTCCCATCCGGCACGCCTTTGCCCATGATCAATGCCTGTGAGGTATTGGATAATGCGCCATGCCCCACCGTGCAGTTGGACAATCGAGGGGCTGCACGGGAGCTGACGGAGCATCTCATTGCCCTTGGCCATCGACGTATTGGCATGATCAAAGGCCCGCGCCGAAGTCCGTTGACGCGCGATCGGCAACAAGGGTACCAAGACGCCCTGGCGGCAGCAGGTATTGCACTGGACGAACGCTTACTGTGTCCTGGTGACTTCACCCCCTCATCGGGATATCAGGCAGCCGATGCGTTGGTCGCCTTGAAAGAGCGACCCACCGCTATATTTTGTGAGAGCGACGAAATGGCGATTGGTGCCATTAGTCGCATCAAAGAAGCTGGACTGCGCGTACCCCACGATATCTCGGTCGCGGGCTTCGATGATATCGCCTTTGCTTACTACAGTGACCCCCCGTTGACGACCATTGCACAACCGGCTGAAGCGTTTGGGCGGACAGCGGTAGACATGCTGATCGATGTGCTGGAAGGAAAGCGCGTTGATAACGTGACTCTGCCCCATGCCCTGGTGACGCGTAACAGCACTGCTCAATGCCGACCTTAG
- a CDS encoding Gfo/Idh/MocA family protein, translating to MSHPTSSRIRLGMVGGGQGAFIGQVHRLAARLDDTCELVCGAFSRSKENNRLTGEQCYLPSQRVYDDWEQLLESESQLPESQRMQLLVIVTPNHLHVPIAEAAMRKGFHVFCEKPAAVSLSQAQRLAVSWQASGCLYGLAHTYLGYPMVWQAREMVRDGQLGQLRKIHVEYPQGWLSESLEQQGNKQAAWRTDPQLAGISGCMADIGTHAFGLVEFISGHHVSELCASLNSHAEGRSLDDDGDVLLRTAQGASGTLIASQVCRGEENALKIRLYGDQGALEWHQMEPNSLLYRPSQAPMRTLRAGIDQPDLFPSVMQRLRLPGGHPEGYLEALGNLYRDFATAIQQGKQGSVEGVPGMASGLRGMAFIDAVTTSQQSDQKWTPLPDTHPQGA from the coding sequence ATGTCCCACCCTACGTCATCACGTATCCGCTTAGGCATGGTAGGTGGTGGACAAGGCGCATTCATCGGTCAGGTTCATCGCCTAGCCGCTCGGCTTGATGATACCTGTGAACTGGTATGTGGCGCATTCAGTCGCTCAAAAGAGAACAACCGTCTTACCGGCGAGCAGTGCTACCTCCCCTCCCAACGGGTTTACGACGACTGGGAGCAGCTCTTAGAAAGCGAAAGCCAGCTGCCCGAATCACAGCGGATGCAGCTCTTGGTCATTGTCACTCCCAATCATCTGCATGTCCCCATTGCCGAGGCGGCAATGCGTAAAGGCTTTCATGTGTTTTGCGAAAAGCCGGCGGCAGTGTCGCTCTCTCAAGCGCAGCGTTTGGCCGTCAGTTGGCAGGCCAGCGGTTGCCTCTATGGCTTAGCGCATACCTACCTTGGCTATCCCATGGTATGGCAAGCGCGAGAAATGGTGAGAGACGGTCAGCTTGGCCAACTTCGCAAAATACACGTGGAATACCCGCAGGGCTGGTTAAGCGAGAGTCTGGAGCAACAAGGAAATAAGCAGGCGGCTTGGCGAACCGATCCACAGCTCGCGGGTATCAGTGGCTGCATGGCCGACATTGGCACCCATGCTTTCGGACTCGTCGAGTTCATCTCAGGTCACCACGTCAGTGAACTCTGCGCTTCGCTGAACAGCCACGCAGAGGGTCGTTCACTGGATGACGATGGTGATGTCTTGTTGCGCACAGCGCAGGGCGCTAGCGGGACTCTCATTGCCAGTCAAGTATGCCGCGGCGAGGAGAACGCACTCAAGATACGCCTTTACGGCGACCAAGGAGCGCTTGAGTGGCACCAAATGGAGCCTAACTCACTTCTTTATCGCCCCTCGCAGGCTCCGATGCGAACGCTTCGTGCCGGCATCGACCAGCCCGACCTTTTTCCCAGTGTCATGCAGCGTTTACGCCTTCCTGGAGGCCATCCAGAGGGCTATTTGGAAGCACTTGGCAATCTGTACCGGGACTTCGCCACCGCCATCCAGCAGGGCAAGCAAGGAAGCGTAGAGGGTGTGCCTGGCATGGCCTCGGGGCTACGAGGAATGGCATTTATCGACGCCGTCACGACCAGTCAACAAAGCGACCAGAAATGGACACCTCTCCCCGATACACATCCACAAGGAGCTTGA
- a CDS encoding sugar phosphate isomerase/epimerase has product MPNQSTGLRGPAIFLAQFIGEEAPFNTLEGIARWAAEKGYRAIQLPTIDDRFIDLRKAAESQAYCDELNALCENAGVVISELSTHLQGQLVAVHPAFNDVFDDFAPKELHGQPQARTEWAIEQLMLAAKASQRLGLTAHATFSGALLWPFVYPWPQRPAGLIEEGFNELARRWTPILDAFDQAGVDLCFEIHPGEDLHDGASFERFLAAVDHHRRAKILYDPSHLLLQQLDYLGFIDQYHERIGMFHVKDAEFTPNARSGVYGGYQDWMERPGRFRSLGDGQIDFSAVFSRLTQYGFDGWAVLEWECCLKDAEQGATEGAPFIEAHLIQPAGHAFDDFASVSSSRSRNRRILGLSSTAD; this is encoded by the coding sequence ATGCCCAACCAGTCTACAGGCCTGCGAGGACCCGCTATTTTTCTGGCCCAGTTCATCGGTGAAGAGGCACCCTTCAATACCCTAGAGGGCATCGCTCGCTGGGCGGCCGAGAAAGGCTATCGTGCCATTCAGCTACCCACGATCGATGACCGCTTTATCGACTTGCGCAAAGCAGCAGAGAGCCAAGCGTATTGTGATGAATTAAACGCCCTCTGCGAGAACGCGGGAGTCGTGATCAGCGAGCTGTCGACCCACCTTCAGGGACAGCTGGTCGCCGTGCATCCCGCCTTCAACGATGTATTCGATGACTTCGCGCCAAAAGAGCTACACGGTCAGCCGCAGGCACGCACCGAGTGGGCCATCGAACAACTCATGCTGGCAGCCAAAGCCAGCCAGCGGCTTGGCTTGACGGCACACGCGACGTTCTCCGGCGCTCTGCTGTGGCCGTTTGTCTACCCTTGGCCCCAACGCCCCGCCGGGTTAATCGAAGAGGGGTTCAACGAACTCGCCCGACGCTGGACACCTATCCTCGATGCTTTCGACCAAGCAGGCGTGGATCTCTGCTTTGAGATTCACCCCGGCGAAGATCTGCACGATGGTGCTTCCTTCGAGCGTTTTCTGGCGGCCGTCGACCACCACCGCCGAGCCAAAATTCTCTATGACCCTAGCCATTTGCTGTTACAGCAGCTCGACTATCTCGGGTTTATCGATCAGTACCATGAACGTATCGGCATGTTTCACGTTAAAGATGCCGAATTCACTCCCAATGCGCGCAGCGGCGTGTATGGCGGCTATCAGGATTGGATGGAGCGACCAGGTCGCTTCCGTTCATTAGGCGATGGTCAGATCGATTTCAGCGCTGTTTTTAGCCGATTAACGCAATACGGGTTCGATGGCTGGGCAGTGCTGGAGTGGGAGTGCTGCCTCAAGGATGCGGAGCAGGGTGCCACAGAGGGAGCGCCTTTTATCGAAGCGCATCTGATTCAGCCCGCCGGTCACGCTTTCGATGATTTTGCCAGCGTAAGCAGCAGTCGCTCGCGCAATCGTCGAATCCTCGGCCTTTCCTCAACGGCCGATTAA
- a CDS encoding nucleoside permease, translating into MAMIRTRLSIMMFLQFFIWGGWFVTLGTFLANNLNASGGQIGMAFSTQSWGAIIAPFIIGLIADRYFNAERILGVLHLLGAGLMYGLYIASDFSTFYPLVLMYMILYMPTLALVNSVSFRQMSDPGQEFAKIRVWGTIGWIMAGLGISYLFAWDSSQGIADGMLRNTFLMCAIASLALGLYSFSLPATPPKANGPVGLKEVLGLDALALLKDRNYAIFFIASILICIPLAFYYQNANPFLAEIGVANPTGKMTLGQVSEVLFMLLLPVFIHRFGIKKTLLIGMLAWALRYALFAFGNADEMVWMLLIGIALHGVCYDFFFVTGQIYTDARAGEKFKSSAQGMITLATYGVGMLIGFWVAGQITDHFSTNGVHDWQGIWIFPAIFAIAVLALFFLTFKNEKNVATAPSLQGS; encoded by the coding sequence ATGGCCATGATACGTACACGACTCAGCATCATGATGTTTTTGCAGTTTTTTATCTGGGGCGGCTGGTTCGTCACCCTAGGCACTTTTTTGGCAAATAATCTCAATGCCAGCGGCGGCCAAATTGGTATGGCCTTCTCAACCCAATCCTGGGGGGCCATCATCGCGCCCTTCATCATTGGCTTGATTGCCGATCGCTACTTCAACGCCGAGCGAATATTGGGCGTGTTGCATCTCTTGGGTGCAGGGCTCATGTATGGCCTGTATATCGCCAGCGACTTCAGCACGTTTTACCCCTTGGTACTGATGTATATGATTCTTTATATGCCTACACTCGCCCTGGTCAACTCGGTCTCTTTTCGCCAGATGAGCGACCCAGGCCAAGAGTTTGCCAAAATTCGCGTATGGGGAACGATCGGTTGGATTATGGCAGGCCTGGGAATTAGCTACCTCTTTGCCTGGGACTCTTCCCAAGGCATTGCGGACGGCATGCTGAGGAACACCTTTTTGATGTGCGCTATCGCGTCATTAGCACTTGGCTTGTATAGCTTTAGCCTTCCCGCGACACCACCTAAAGCAAACGGCCCAGTCGGCTTAAAAGAAGTCCTGGGGTTGGATGCGCTGGCCCTGCTTAAAGACCGTAATTACGCCATCTTCTTCATTGCCTCTATTTTAATCTGTATTCCGCTTGCGTTTTATTACCAAAACGCCAATCCATTTCTGGCTGAGATCGGTGTTGCTAACCCGACCGGTAAAATGACGCTAGGACAAGTATCCGAAGTCCTGTTCATGCTGCTGCTGCCCGTCTTTATCCATCGCTTTGGCATTAAGAAAACGCTACTGATCGGCATGCTGGCCTGGGCGCTACGCTACGCGCTGTTTGCCTTTGGCAACGCCGATGAGATGGTGTGGATGCTCTTGATCGGGATTGCTTTACACGGCGTATGTTATGACTTTTTCTTTGTGACCGGCCAAATTTACACTGATGCTCGAGCGGGAGAGAAATTCAAAAGCTCTGCCCAAGGCATGATCACACTGGCTACTTACGGCGTGGGCATGCTGATAGGCTTCTGGGTCGCCGGTCAAATCACCGATCACTTCTCCACTAATGGCGTGCACGACTGGCAAGGCATCTGGATATTCCCAGCGATCTTCGCTATCGCGGTATTGGCGCTCTTCTTCCTTACCTTTAAAAACGAGAAAAACGTAGCGACGGCACCCAGCTTGCAAGGAAGTTAA
- a CDS encoding DUF1080 domain-containing protein, with protein sequence MSFRDIPQLKQRHRSQGYAPALCVLAFAMASDSVAKESASQEALTPEQQAANTEVWTPVPRAVSVPENGVPSDAIVLFDGDDVDAWEAEEGGQVEWHVMDGVMTVKRGAGGIRTRQDFCDVQLYLEWRAPADMADMEGQDRGNSGVFLQERYEVQILDSYDNPTYPNGQAASIYKQYIPLVNASRPPGEWQRYNILYTAPRFDETGTLESPAYVTVLHNGVVVQHHVEVQGTTEWIGEPSYEDAHDCAPIYLQDHDADVSFRNIWVREL encoded by the coding sequence ATGAGCTTTCGAGATATCCCGCAGCTAAAGCAACGCCACCGTTCACAAGGGTATGCCCCCGCCCTCTGTGTGCTGGCCTTCGCCATGGCATCCGATAGCGTAGCAAAGGAAAGCGCCTCGCAAGAGGCGCTAACCCCCGAACAGCAAGCCGCCAACACCGAAGTGTGGACGCCCGTACCCCGCGCGGTGTCGGTGCCTGAGAATGGCGTACCGTCTGATGCCATCGTACTATTCGATGGTGACGATGTAGATGCCTGGGAGGCCGAGGAGGGCGGGCAGGTCGAGTGGCACGTGATGGACGGCGTCATGACCGTCAAGCGGGGCGCAGGAGGGATACGCACGCGCCAGGACTTCTGTGATGTGCAGCTTTACTTGGAGTGGCGAGCGCCAGCCGATATGGCAGACATGGAGGGCCAGGACCGTGGCAATAGCGGCGTCTTTTTGCAAGAACGGTATGAAGTCCAGATCTTGGACTCCTACGATAATCCAACCTATCCCAACGGCCAGGCAGCGTCCATCTACAAGCAGTACATTCCTCTGGTCAATGCCTCTCGCCCGCCTGGTGAATGGCAGCGTTACAACATTCTCTATACTGCGCCACGTTTCGACGAGACAGGGACGCTGGAGTCACCTGCCTATGTCACCGTGCTACATAACGGTGTCGTGGTTCAGCACCATGTTGAAGTGCAAGGCACCACCGAGTGGATAGGAGAGCCCAGCTACGAAGACGCTCATGACTGCGCGCCTATCTATCTGCAAGATCACGATGCGGACGTCAGTTTTCGCAATATCTGGGTGAGGGAGCTATAA
- a CDS encoding gluconate 2-dehydrogenase subunit 3 family protein encodes MNRRELLKMIALTTGTAMIGGKSLLAFSDTGRTRHLFSSRDVERMSELAETILPRTETPGAKDAGVGEFMALFVSDCYTPSEREVFYFGLAQLEARSRAAYERDFMALSSDQRLALITELDREAKAHAQRQPRREQPTPAEALTAETQTAQNQTADTQSSLDHPDSEASLPHYFTMMKQLTLFGFFTSEVGATEVLRYEAVPGRYDGCATYQGEPAWAT; translated from the coding sequence ATGAATCGTCGCGAACTACTCAAAATGATCGCTTTGACGACGGGGACCGCCATGATCGGTGGCAAGTCTCTCTTAGCCTTTAGCGATACAGGCCGCACCCGTCACCTCTTTAGCAGCCGTGATGTGGAACGAATGAGCGAGCTGGCCGAGACGATCCTACCGAGAACCGAGACTCCTGGCGCCAAAGACGCTGGCGTGGGTGAGTTCATGGCGCTGTTCGTGAGTGATTGTTATACGCCTTCGGAAAGAGAGGTGTTCTATTTTGGTTTGGCGCAGCTTGAGGCGCGCAGCCGGGCGGCTTACGAACGTGATTTCATGGCGTTAAGCAGCGATCAGCGGTTAGCGCTCATTACTGAATTGGACCGCGAAGCAAAGGCACACGCCCAACGCCAGCCGCGCAGAGAGCAGCCGACGCCTGCTGAGGCGCTGACGGCAGAGACGCAGACCGCTCAAAATCAAACGGCAGATACCCAGTCATCCCTTGACCACCCGGATAGTGAGGCTTCGCTTCCGCACTATTTCACCATGATGAAACAGTTGACGCTGTTTGGCTTCTTCACCTCAGAAGTGGGCGCGACGGAGGTCCTGCGCTATGAAGCCGTGCCCGGCCGCTACGACGGCTGCGCGACCTATCAGGGCGAACCTGCTTGGGCCACCTAA